One stretch of Alcaligenes aquatilis DNA includes these proteins:
- a CDS encoding cold-shock protein, whose product MKTEIGIVKWFNSEKGFGFIVPENGGKDLFAHHSEIQGTGFKTLEENQRVSFIEGAGQKGPCATKIQIL is encoded by the coding sequence TTGAAGACAGAAATTGGTATTGTGAAGTGGTTCAACAGCGAAAAAGGCTTCGGATTCATCGTGCCGGAGAACGGCGGCAAGGATCTCTTCGCACACCACAGTGAAATTCAGGGAACCGGGTTCAAAACTCTGGAAGAGAACCAACGCGTTTCCTTCATCGAAGGTGCAGGCCAAAAAGGCCCATGCGCAACTAAAATCCAAATTCTTTGA